A genomic region of Chitinimonas arctica contains the following coding sequences:
- a CDS encoding LysR family transcriptional regulator, translating into MDRLSGITAFIHAAETGSFTAAAQRLHLTRSAVAKRVARLEERTGARLFHRTTRHLSLTEAGSAFYQRCVAALAEIEQAEEALHAGIDDIVGRLRISAPVELGRRFIAPVLIDLLDAHPRLCLTLSLSDRRVDLVEEGFDLAIRSGSLAAYPGLRARPFGQQAMVLTAAPSYLAAKGAPTTPADLSTHQALAYGQVGDQVEWHMSTADARSLTATLPTRLAMDDLAGLLAACEAGLGIARLPVWLVRGQLDGGTLVTVLPTVSQAAYPLSAVWPSSRQMPRKLRVVMDALAQTLQTQVAIEALR; encoded by the coding sequence GTGGATCGCCTGAGCGGCATCACCGCCTTTATCCATGCTGCCGAAACGGGCAGCTTCACCGCAGCGGCACAGCGCTTGCATCTCACGCGCTCGGCGGTCGCAAAGCGCGTTGCGCGCCTGGAAGAACGAACCGGGGCCCGCCTGTTCCATCGCACCACGAGGCACCTAAGCCTGACGGAAGCCGGCAGCGCCTTTTATCAGCGTTGTGTTGCCGCGCTCGCCGAAATCGAACAAGCAGAGGAAGCGCTCCATGCCGGCATCGACGACATCGTCGGCAGGCTGCGCATCAGCGCGCCGGTAGAACTGGGTCGACGCTTTATCGCGCCCGTCCTGATTGACTTGCTGGATGCACATCCGCGGCTCTGCCTGACGCTCTCCTTGAGCGACCGACGTGTCGACCTGGTGGAAGAAGGGTTCGACCTGGCCATCCGTAGCGGCTCACTGGCTGCTTATCCCGGGCTGCGTGCTCGTCCGTTCGGTCAACAGGCCATGGTCCTTACCGCCGCGCCGAGCTATCTCGCCGCCAAGGGCGCCCCGACAACACCGGCCGACCTATCCACCCATCAGGCGCTGGCCTACGGCCAGGTTGGCGACCAGGTGGAATGGCACATGAGCACAGCGGATGCGCGCAGCCTTACCGCTACCCTGCCCACTCGCCTGGCCATGGACGATTTGGCTGGCCTGCTCGCGGCTTGCGAAGCCGGACTCGGCATTGCCCGGCTGCCTGTATGGCTGGTGCGTGGTCAATTGGATGGCGGAACCCTGGTAACCGTCCTGCCCACCGTCAGCCAAGCAGCCTACCCACTGTCCGCCGTCTGGCCCAGTTCGCGTCAGATGCCTCGTAAACTCAGGGTGGTGATGGATGCATTGGCGCAGACCCTTCAGACGCAGGTCGCCATTGAAGCGTTGCGCTGA
- a CDS encoding DUF6713 family protein, translated as MSLQSRLRWLFLANATVLVTHQIDAAYWHEWELFFIPGGNQVNLLLNIPIIALVMYSHNRVIADIRTGIAYYKLLAALGFLTVGIHSFFFLRGSESFIQPMSVALLVATFVLSTWQLFALRGLEKSTVLAAQ; from the coding sequence ATGTCCTTGCAATCTCGTCTGCGCTGGCTGTTTCTAGCAAATGCCACTGTTCTGGTTACTCATCAAATTGACGCAGCCTATTGGCACGAATGGGAATTGTTCTTTATTCCCGGTGGCAATCAGGTCAACTTGCTTCTAAACATACCAATCATTGCGCTCGTCATGTACTCGCACAATCGAGTCATTGCCGACATTCGCACTGGTATTGCCTACTACAAACTCTTGGCTGCGCTAGGGTTTCTAACCGTTGGCATTCACTCCTTCTTTTTTCTCCGAGGCAGCGAGTCATTCATCCAGCCTATGTCGGTTGCGCTTCTGGTTGCCACGTTTGTTCTTTCGACGTGGCAACTGTTCGCCTTGCGTGGCTTGGAAAAATCAACCGTGCTGGCTGCTCAATGA
- a CDS encoding DUF2169 family type VI secretion system accessory protein, which produces MSIETINTTPFSVFSFEHMLFHGRRYQIVILKQSYALRENGSVVQMHKQRPIRLGDTHLGELDRSSVLLPGDLIPYKPRCEIILTGSARVPQPAASWLAGVGLGEWSKGVRLYGPREWRKGLLGGWKLGEAQATDSTPLLYEHAYGGNFELAGDSPEAGPLLAAYGPNPAGSGWLGKAPHVDLSRTQRKALDERIDNLTSLPAPRIEAIQQAIDEPGEDYEPVGFGAFPAWWQARSKYLADMAPPAPDQRGYPSDFDMAYWQQAPADQWLPFEVKGGETLVLANLLPEGRQEYVLPRSSSFLHLRSPTDISMSLDMQIDTLLVDLDARVLEVVWRRIVQLDELGPDVRIEVISQPLG; this is translated from the coding sequence ATGAGTATCGAAACCATCAACACCACACCGTTCAGCGTGTTCAGCTTCGAGCACATGCTCTTCCATGGCCGCCGCTACCAGATCGTCATCCTGAAGCAGTCCTACGCGCTGCGCGAAAATGGCAGCGTCGTGCAGATGCACAAGCAGCGTCCGATCCGGCTGGGCGACACCCACCTGGGCGAACTGGATCGCAGCAGCGTGCTTCTACCCGGCGACCTGATTCCCTATAAGCCGCGCTGCGAAATCATCCTGACCGGATCGGCGCGGGTTCCGCAGCCGGCCGCGAGTTGGTTGGCCGGCGTAGGCCTGGGCGAATGGAGCAAGGGCGTCCGCCTGTATGGTCCGCGCGAATGGCGCAAAGGTCTGCTGGGCGGCTGGAAGCTGGGCGAGGCGCAAGCGACCGACAGCACTCCGCTCTTATATGAACACGCCTATGGCGGCAATTTCGAGCTGGCCGGCGATAGCCCCGAAGCCGGCCCCTTGTTGGCTGCATATGGTCCCAATCCGGCCGGTTCGGGCTGGCTGGGCAAGGCGCCGCATGTCGATTTGAGCCGCACGCAACGCAAGGCGTTGGACGAGCGCATCGACAATCTGACCAGCCTACCCGCTCCCCGTATCGAAGCCATCCAGCAAGCCATCGATGAGCCGGGCGAGGACTACGAGCCGGTCGGCTTTGGCGCCTTCCCCGCATGGTGGCAGGCACGCAGCAAATACCTGGCCGATATGGCACCGCCCGCCCCGGACCAGCGCGGCTATCCCAGCGATTTCGATATGGCCTATTGGCAGCAAGCGCCGGCCGATCAGTGGCTGCCTTTCGAGGTGAAAGGCGGCGAAACCCTGGTGCTGGCCAACCTGCTACCGGAAGGACGGCAGGAATACGTGCTGCCGCGCAGCAGCAGCTTCCTCCATCTACGCAGCCCCACCGATATCAGCATGTCGCTGGATATGCAGATCGACACGCTGTTGGTCGATCTCGATGCGCGCGTGCTGGAGGTGGTATGGCGCCGCATCGTGCAGCTCGATGAGTTAGGGCCGGATGTCCGCATCGAAGTGATCAGCCAGCCGCTCGGCTGA
- a CDS encoding alpha/beta hydrolase, with translation MIRIASTIAVTLLVVYAGLCLVLYIFQRSLMYFPQPRADVPGTEVIKLNSGDADLNITTSQRVNSDAVLYFGGNAEDVSLSVADLVAAFPHKAIYALHYRSYGGSSGKPSEKSLVKDGLFLFDEIKNKHANITVIGRSLGSGVAIQVASQRKLARLVLVTPYDSVQNIAANQFPIFPVRMLLQDKFESLEFAKKLSVPTLIIAAENDEVIPLKNTKVLLSSFPREIVQFAVLPRTGHNSISGSPEYIKLLSGI, from the coding sequence ATGATACGTATTGCATCCACCATTGCCGTCACGCTATTGGTCGTATATGCAGGTTTGTGCCTTGTGCTGTATATATTTCAGCGCTCACTGATGTATTTTCCGCAGCCAAGAGCAGATGTTCCCGGTACGGAGGTAATCAAGTTAAACAGTGGTGATGCCGACCTGAACATTACCACCTCACAGCGTGTAAATTCTGATGCGGTCCTATATTTCGGTGGCAATGCCGAAGATGTAAGTCTCAGCGTTGCGGACCTTGTGGCGGCATTCCCCCACAAGGCAATCTATGCCTTGCATTATCGAAGCTACGGTGGCAGCAGTGGTAAACCATCCGAGAAATCTCTGGTTAAAGATGGCCTTTTTCTGTTCGACGAAATAAAGAATAAACACGCAAATATCACTGTCATTGGCCGTAGCCTGGGTAGTGGGGTAGCGATTCAAGTTGCAAGCCAAAGAAAGTTGGCGAGACTGGTTCTTGTCACGCCCTATGATAGTGTTCAAAATATTGCAGCGAACCAATTTCCAATCTTCCCTGTTCGCATGCTACTTCAAGACAAATTCGAATCATTGGAATTTGCCAAAAAGCTATCCGTGCCAACTTTAATCATTGCTGCAGAAAATGATGAGGTGATTCCCTTGAAGAACACGAAGGTGTTACTCAGTAGTTTTCCGCGAGAAATTGTTCAATTTGCAGTATTGCCCCGCACCGGGCACAACTCAATTTCCGGAAGCCCTGAGTATATTAAACTATTGAGCGGCATTTGA
- a CDS encoding cupin domain-containing protein gives MDRRPPFIVSTSELPEYSHVYPQSDEAMGPVRSAGRAAGLVRIGINLQRLPPGTRSSWPHAESDEEEFVYVIEGSVDAWIDGELHRMVAGDLAAFPAGTGICHCFINNSAREALLLVGGEAAKPGNRIVYPVNPSRRADLKAADWWDDAPTRTLGEHDGLPDRLSES, from the coding sequence ATGGATCGTCGCCCTCCCTTCATCGTATCGACCAGCGAGTTGCCCGAGTACAGCCACGTCTACCCGCAGAGCGACGAGGCAATGGGTCCTGTCCGTAGCGCGGGCAGGGCCGCCGGTCTGGTCCGCATAGGTATCAACCTTCAGCGCCTGCCGCCGGGCACCCGTTCCTCATGGCCTCACGCTGAATCGGATGAGGAGGAGTTTGTCTATGTCATCGAAGGCTCGGTTGATGCTTGGATCGACGGAGAGCTTCATCGCATGGTGGCGGGCGACCTGGCAGCGTTCCCGGCCGGCACGGGAATCTGCCATTGCTTCATCAACAACTCGGCGCGAGAGGCATTGCTCCTGGTAGGCGGTGAAGCCGCGAAGCCTGGCAATCGCATTGTTTATCCAGTAAATCCTTCACGCCGTGCTGACCTAAAAGCGGCCGACTGGTGGGACGATGCGCCGACAAGAACACTTGGCGAGCATGATGGCCTACCGGACAGACTCTCGGAGTCTTAG
- a CDS encoding type VI secretion system Vgr family protein, producing MFDDRNIRLTTPLGPEALIFRSLDGFEALGQLGQYRLVALSRRADLALDKVVGQAITVSTDVALGAVRHLNLFVSQISLTGREGEYYRYEATLRPWLWFLSRTVDCRVFQHQNPIDIIRTVFADHAIAKFDVRTTHSYAPVDYCVQYRESDYNFVARLCEQEGIYFWFEHAEGAHTLILADALSAHKPAPGYAKVPFEQGGGDGGMTTDREHLEHWHYSKSVQPVNFVLTDYDFEKPRADLTVRSKIDRNHGEAHHEVFDYPGEYVDPGLGEHYARIRLDEAQARQETATGQGTVRGLPVGSLFTLFDHPRADQNREYLVTSAHLSWAEASYQSGAGEWVASCQIDALPSALPFRPARSTPRPFVQGPQTAVVVGPAGEEIFCDEYGRVKVQFHWDRRGGRNQHSSCWVRSSQPWAGQNFGAMSLPRIGQEVVVSFLEGDPDQPLITGRVYNAGQMPPWDLPANKTQSGILTRSTQGGAYDHANAIRFEDKKGAEELWLHAEKDQRIEVENDESHWVGHDRKKTVDHDETVLVKHDRTETVDNDETITVHNNRKERVDHNETISIGDNRSEDVGKDETISIGDNRQETVGKNETIDIGSNRSVTVGKNETINIGKSRSQTIGKNHTIEVGAFKRETIALAYMQNVGLAKMVNIGAAYNVNVGAAMMNNVGLGRTDVVGISWKANVGQTFHLQAGKGITLEAGESITLKTGASTLTMHKDGSISLNGKKVNIVGSDIVDLDGKLIDVN from the coding sequence ATGTTCGACGACCGTAATATCCGACTGACCACGCCGCTCGGTCCCGAAGCCCTGATCTTCCGTAGCCTGGACGGCTTCGAAGCGCTGGGCCAGCTGGGCCAATACCGGCTGGTGGCGCTGTCGCGCCGCGCCGACCTGGCCCTGGACAAGGTGGTCGGGCAGGCCATTACCGTCAGCACCGATGTCGCCCTGGGCGCGGTCCGCCACCTCAATCTCTTTGTCAGCCAGATCAGCCTGACCGGCCGCGAGGGCGAGTACTACCGCTACGAGGCCACCTTGCGGCCCTGGCTGTGGTTCCTGTCGCGCACCGTCGATTGCCGGGTGTTCCAGCACCAGAACCCCATCGATATCATCCGCACGGTCTTCGCCGACCACGCCATTGCCAAGTTCGACGTGCGTACCACCCATAGTTACGCCCCGGTCGATTACTGCGTGCAATACCGCGAATCGGACTACAACTTCGTGGCACGGCTATGCGAGCAGGAAGGCATCTACTTCTGGTTCGAACACGCCGAAGGCGCGCACACGCTGATCCTGGCCGATGCCCTGTCCGCCCACAAGCCGGCGCCCGGCTATGCCAAGGTACCGTTCGAGCAGGGCGGCGGCGATGGCGGCATGACCACCGACCGCGAGCATCTGGAGCATTGGCATTACAGCAAGTCGGTCCAGCCGGTGAACTTCGTACTGACCGATTACGACTTCGAAAAGCCCCGCGCCGATCTGACGGTACGGTCCAAGATCGACCGCAACCACGGCGAAGCGCACCACGAAGTGTTCGACTACCCGGGCGAATACGTCGACCCGGGCCTGGGCGAGCACTACGCCCGCATTCGCCTGGACGAAGCGCAGGCCCGCCAGGAAACCGCCACCGGCCAAGGTACCGTGCGCGGCCTGCCGGTCGGTTCGTTGTTCACCCTGTTCGACCACCCGCGCGCCGACCAGAACCGTGAATACCTGGTGACCAGCGCGCATCTGAGCTGGGCGGAAGCTTCCTACCAGTCCGGTGCAGGCGAATGGGTCGCCAGCTGCCAGATCGATGCGCTGCCCAGCGCGCTGCCGTTCCGGCCGGCCCGCAGCACGCCGCGCCCCTTTGTGCAGGGTCCGCAGACGGCGGTGGTGGTGGGTCCGGCGGGCGAAGAAATCTTCTGCGACGAATACGGCCGCGTCAAAGTGCAGTTCCACTGGGACCGCCGTGGCGGCCGCAACCAGCACAGCTCCTGCTGGGTCCGTTCCTCGCAACCGTGGGCCGGGCAGAATTTCGGGGCGATGTCGCTGCCGCGTATCGGCCAGGAGGTGGTGGTGTCCTTTCTGGAAGGGGATCCCGACCAGCCGCTGATCACCGGCCGGGTCTACAACGCCGGCCAGATGCCGCCGTGGGACTTGCCGGCCAACAAGACCCAGTCCGGCATCCTGACCCGCTCGACCCAGGGCGGCGCGTACGACCACGCCAATGCGATCCGCTTCGAAGACAAGAAGGGCGCGGAAGAACTGTGGCTGCATGCCGAGAAGGACCAGCGCATCGAAGTCGAGAACGACGAGAGCCACTGGGTAGGGCACGACCGCAAGAAGACGGTGGACCACGACGAAACGGTACTGGTGAAGCACGACCGGACCGAGACGGTGGACAACGACGAAACCATCACGGTGCACAACAACCGCAAGGAGCGGGTGGACCACAACGAGACCATCTCGATCGGCGACAACCGCAGCGAGGACGTGGGCAAGGACGAGACCATCAGTATCGGCGATAACCGCCAGGAAACGGTGGGCAAGAACGAGACGATCGACATCGGCAGCAACCGCAGCGTGACGGTGGGCAAGAACGAGACCATCAATATCGGCAAGAGCCGCAGCCAGACCATAGGCAAGAACCACACCATCGAAGTGGGCGCGTTCAAGCGCGAGACGATCGCGCTGGCCTATATGCAGAATGTCGGGCTCGCCAAGATGGTCAATATCGGCGCGGCCTACAACGTCAACGTCGGCGCGGCCATGATGAACAATGTCGGGCTCGGCCGTACCGACGTAGTGGGCATTTCCTGGAAAGCCAATGTCGGCCAGACCTTCCATCTGCAGGCCGGCAAGGGCATCACGCTGGAAGCGGGCGAAAGCATTACGCTCAAGACCGGCGCCTCGACGCTGACCATGCACAAGGATGGCAGCATCAGCTTGAACGGCAAGAAGGTCAATATCGTGGGCAGCGATATCGTGGATCTGGACGGCAAACTGATCGATGTGAATTGA